From a region of the Gavia stellata isolate bGavSte3 chromosome 32, bGavSte3.hap2, whole genome shotgun sequence genome:
- the UPF1 gene encoding regulator of nonsense transcripts 1 isoform X1, producing the protein MSVEAYGPSSQTLTFLDTEEAELLGADTQGSEFEFTDFTLPSQTQTPPGPGQAGPGQGQGPPGAGQGPPGPIEAQVNGPDGILQNGAVDDNVAKTSQLLAELNFEEDEEDTYYTKDLPVHACSYCGIHDPACVVYCNTSKKWFCNGRGNTSGSHIVNHLVRAKCKEVTLHKDGPLGETVLECYNCGCRNVFLLGFIPAKADSVVVLLCRQPCASQSSLKDINWDSSQWQPLIQDRCFLSWLVKIPSEQEQLRARQITAQQINKLEELWKENPSATLEDLEKPGVDEEPQHVLLRYEDAYQYQNIFGPLVKLEADYDKKLKESQTQDNITVRWDLGLNKKRIAYFTLPKTDSDMRLMQGDEICLRYKGDLAPLWKGIGHVIKVPDSSTDYGDEIAIELRSSVGAPVEVTHNFQVDFVWKSTSFDRMQSALKTFAVDETSVSGYIYHKLLGHEVEDVIIKCQLPKRFTAQGLPDLNHSQVYAVKTVLQRPLSLIQGPPGTGKTVTSATIVYHLARQGNGPVLVCAPSNIAVDQLTEKIHQTGLKVVRLCAKSREAIDSPVSFLALHNQIRNMDSMPELQKLQQLKDETGELSSADEKRYRALKRTAERELLMNADVICCTCVGAGDPRLAKMQFRSILIDESTQATEPECMVPVVLGAKQLILVGDHCQLGPVVMCKKAAKAGLSQSLFERLVVLGIRPIRLQVQYRMHPALSAFPSNIFYEGSLQNGVTAADRVKKGFDFQWPQPDKPMFFYVTQGQEEIASSGTSYLNRTEAANVEKITTKLLKAGAKPDQIGIITPYEGQRSYLVQYMQFSGSLHTKLYQEVEIASVDAFQGREKDFIILSCVRANEHQGIGFLNDPRRLNVALTRARYGVIIVGNPKALSKQPLWNHLLNYYKEQKVLVEGPLNNLRESLMQFSKPRKLVNTINPGARFMTTAMYDAREAIIPGSVYDRSSQGRPSNMYFQTHDQIGMISAGPSHVTAMNIPIPFNLVMPPMPPPGYFGQANGPAAGRGAPKGKTGRGGRQKNRFGIPGTSQSNLPNSQASQDVVSQPFSQGPLTQGYISMSQPSQMSQPGLSQPELSQDSYLGDEFKSQIDVALSQDSTYQGERAYQHGGVTGLSQY; encoded by the exons atgaGCGTGGAGGCGTACGGCCCCAGCTCGCAGACCCTCACCTTCCTGGACACCGAGGAGGCCGAGCTGCTCGGCGCCGACACGCAGGGCTCCGAGTTCGAGTTCACCGACTTCACTCTTCCCAGCCAGACCCAAACCCCGCCCGGGCCCGGGCAGGCGGGGCCGGGACAGGGCCAAGGGCCccccggagcggggcagggacCGCCAGGACCGATCGAAGCACAG GTTAATGGACCTGATGGCATTCTACAGAACGGAGCTGTGGATGATAACGTGGCTAAAACCAGCCAGCTTCTGGCAGAGTTGAAttttgaagaagatgaagaagatacCTATTACACAAAGGATCTTCCTGTGCATGCCTGCAG TTACTGTGGTATCCATGACCCTGCTTGTGTGGTTTACTGTAACACCAGCAAAAAGTGGTTCTGTAACGGGCGTGGAAATACATCTGGCAG CCACATTGTTAACCATCTTGTGAGAGCGAAGTGCAAAGAGGTGACTCTCCATAAAGATGGACCTCTAGGAGAGACTGTCTTGGAATGTTATAACTGTGGATGTCGTAATGTGTTTCTCCTTGGCTTTATTCCAGCTAAGGCAGACTCCGTGGTTGTTTTGCTGTGCAG GCAGCCATGTGCCAGTCAGAGCAGTTTAAAGGATATTAATTGGGACAGTTCACAGTGGCAGCCTCTTATCCAGGATCGCTGTTTCCTTTCATGGCTGGTAAAGATTCCATCTGAACAGGAACAGTTGAGAGCACGTCAGATCACAGCTCAACAGATTAACAAACTGGAAGAACTTTGGAAG GAAAATCCATCTGCAACCCTTGAGGACTTAGAAAAGCCTGGTGTTGATGAAGAACCACAGCATGTCCTGCTTAGATATGAAGATGCTTATCAATACCAAAACATATTTGGTCCTCTAGTCAAGCTTGAGGCAGACTATGACAAGAAACTCAAGGAGTCTCAG ACCCAAGATAACATCACGGTCAGATGGGACCTGGGCTTGAACAAGAAAAGAATTGCTTATTTCACTTTGCCAAAGACTGATTCAG ATATGCGTCTTATGCAAGGAGATGAGATCTGCTTGAGGTATAAAGGAGACCTGGCCCCTTTATGGAAAGGAATTGGTCACGTTATCAAAGTTCCTGATA GTTCTACAGATTATGGTGATGAGATAGCCATTGAGCTGAGGAGCAGCGTTGGAGCACCTGTGGAAGTTACCCATAACTTCCAAGTGGATTTTGTATGGAAGTCTACTTCATTTGACAG AATGcaaagtgctttaaaaacatttgctgtGGATGAGACTTCAGTGTCTGGGTACATCTATCACAAACTGTTAGGTCATGAGGTAGAAGATGTAATTATTAAATGCCAGTTGCCAAAGCGCTTTACAGCACAAGGACTTCCTGATCTCAACCATTCTCAG gtttATGCTGTGAAGACTGTCCTGCAGCGTCCTCTGAGCCTTATTCAGGGTCCTCCGGGTACCGGAAAAACAGTGACATCAGCCACAATTGTCTATCACCTGGCTAGACAGGGCAATGG GCCTGTGTTAGTCTGTGCTCCGAGTAATATAGCTGTTGATCAGTTAACTGAGAAGATCCATCAGACTGGACTGAAAGTGGTTCGTCTGTGTGCTAAAAGTCGCGAGGCAATTGACTCCCCTGTATCCTTCTTGGCGTTGCATAACCAGATCAGAAACATGGATAG caTGCCAGAGCTTCAGAAACTGCAGCAGCTTAAAGATGAAACTGGAGAACTGTCATCTGCTGATGAGAAACGTTACCGTGCACTGAAACGAACAGCAGAGCGTGAATTACTTATG AATGCAGATGTGATCTGTTGCACGTGTGTGGGAGCTGGTGATCCAAGACTTGCAAAAATGCAGTTCCGCTCCATTCTGATTGATGAAAGCACGCAGGCTACTGAGCCAGAGTGCATGGTGCCGGTTGTCCTGGGAGCAAAACAG CTTATTCTTGTAGGTGACCACTGCCAGCTGGGTCCTGTTGTGATGTGTAAAAAAGCTGCGAAGGCTGGCCTATCTCAGTCTCTCTTCGAGAGGCTTGTGGTGCTGGGGATTCGTCCGATTCGCCTGCAAGTGCAGTATCGCATGCACCCTGCACTCAGTGCTTTTCCATCCAATATCTTCTATGAGGGTTCACTCCAGAATGGTGTTACCGCAG CGGACCGTgtgaaaaaaggttttgatttcCAGTGGCCACAGCCAGATAAGCCAATGTTTTTCTATGTTACACAAGGACAGGAAGAAATTGCCAGCTCAGGCACCTCTTACTTGAACAG GACGGAAGCCGCCAATGTGGAGAAGATAACTACAAAGCTATTGAAAGCTGGTGCCAAACCAGATCAGATTGGCATTATTACTCCTTACGAAGGTCAACGATCCTATCTGGTGCAGTACATGCAATTCAGTGGTTCCTTGCATACAAAGCTCTACCAG GAAGTGGAAATTGCAAGTGTGGATGCCTTCCAGGGCCGAGAGAAGGACTTTATTATCCTTTCTTGTGTGAGGGCCAATGAACACCAAGGAATAGGGTTTCTGAATGACCCCAGGCGTCTTAATGTAGCTCTTACAAGAGCAAG GTATGGAGTTATTATTGTTGGGAACCCAAAAGCACTGTCTAAACAACCCCTTTGGAATCACCTGCTGAATTACTACAAGGAGCAGAAGGTTCTGGTGGAGGGACCACTGAATAACCTCCGGGAAAGCCTTATGCAGTTCAGCAAGCCCCGGAAGCTTGTCAATACCATCAACCCA GGTGCCCGTTTCATGACTACTGCCATGTATGATGCACGTGAGGCTATAATTCCAGGATCTGTCTATGACCGGAGCAGTCAAG ggcgCCCATCCAACATGTACTTCCAAACCCATGACCAGATCGGGATGATTAGTGCTGGCCCCAGCCACGTCACTGCTATGAACATTCCTATCCCTTTCAACCTTGTGATGCCACCAATGCCACCACCAGGATACTTTGGCCAGGCTAATGGACCAGCCGCAG GACGTGGGGCGCCAAAAGGAAAGACTGGTCGTGGTGGGCGCCAGAAAAATCGTTTTGGGATTCCTGGAACTAGTCAATCAAACCTTCCAAATAGTCAAGCGAGCCAAGATGTGGTGTCCCAGCCTTTCTCCCAGGGTCCACTGACTCAGGGGTATATCTCCATGAGTCAGCCATCACAGATGAGTCAGCCTGGGCTCTCCCAACCCGAATTATCACAG GACAGTTACCTTGGTGATGAGTTTAAATCTCAGATTGACGTGGCGCTGTCACAGGACTCTACTTACCAGGGTGAACGTGCATATCAACATGGCGGAGTGACGGGACTGTCACAGTATTAG
- the UPF1 gene encoding regulator of nonsense transcripts 1 isoform X2, producing MSVEAYGPSSQTLTFLDTEEAELLGADTQGSEFEFTDFTLPSQTQTPPGPGQAGPGQGQGPPGAGQGPPGPIEAQVNGPDGILQNGAVDDNVAKTSQLLAELNFEEDEEDTYYTKDLPVHACSYCGIHDPACVVYCNTSKKWFCNGRGNTSGSHIVNHLVRAKCKEVTLHKDGPLGETVLECYNCGCRNVFLLGFIPAKADSVVVLLCRQPCASQSSLKDINWDSSQWQPLIQDRCFLSWLVKIPSEQEQLRARQITAQQINKLEELWKENPSATLEDLEKPGVDEEPQHVLLRYEDAYQYQNIFGPLVKLEADYDKKLKESQTQDNITVRWDLGLNKKRIAYFTLPKTDSDMRLMQGDEICLRYKGDLAPLWKGIGHVIKVPDNYGDEIAIELRSSVGAPVEVTHNFQVDFVWKSTSFDRMQSALKTFAVDETSVSGYIYHKLLGHEVEDVIIKCQLPKRFTAQGLPDLNHSQVYAVKTVLQRPLSLIQGPPGTGKTVTSATIVYHLARQGNGPVLVCAPSNIAVDQLTEKIHQTGLKVVRLCAKSREAIDSPVSFLALHNQIRNMDSMPELQKLQQLKDETGELSSADEKRYRALKRTAERELLMNADVICCTCVGAGDPRLAKMQFRSILIDESTQATEPECMVPVVLGAKQLILVGDHCQLGPVVMCKKAAKAGLSQSLFERLVVLGIRPIRLQVQYRMHPALSAFPSNIFYEGSLQNGVTAADRVKKGFDFQWPQPDKPMFFYVTQGQEEIASSGTSYLNRTEAANVEKITTKLLKAGAKPDQIGIITPYEGQRSYLVQYMQFSGSLHTKLYQEVEIASVDAFQGREKDFIILSCVRANEHQGIGFLNDPRRLNVALTRARYGVIIVGNPKALSKQPLWNHLLNYYKEQKVLVEGPLNNLRESLMQFSKPRKLVNTINPGARFMTTAMYDAREAIIPGSVYDRSSQGRPSNMYFQTHDQIGMISAGPSHVTAMNIPIPFNLVMPPMPPPGYFGQANGPAAGRGAPKGKTGRGGRQKNRFGIPGTSQSNLPNSQASQDVVSQPFSQGPLTQGYISMSQPSQMSQPGLSQPELSQDSYLGDEFKSQIDVALSQDSTYQGERAYQHGGVTGLSQY from the exons atgaGCGTGGAGGCGTACGGCCCCAGCTCGCAGACCCTCACCTTCCTGGACACCGAGGAGGCCGAGCTGCTCGGCGCCGACACGCAGGGCTCCGAGTTCGAGTTCACCGACTTCACTCTTCCCAGCCAGACCCAAACCCCGCCCGGGCCCGGGCAGGCGGGGCCGGGACAGGGCCAAGGGCCccccggagcggggcagggacCGCCAGGACCGATCGAAGCACAG GTTAATGGACCTGATGGCATTCTACAGAACGGAGCTGTGGATGATAACGTGGCTAAAACCAGCCAGCTTCTGGCAGAGTTGAAttttgaagaagatgaagaagatacCTATTACACAAAGGATCTTCCTGTGCATGCCTGCAG TTACTGTGGTATCCATGACCCTGCTTGTGTGGTTTACTGTAACACCAGCAAAAAGTGGTTCTGTAACGGGCGTGGAAATACATCTGGCAG CCACATTGTTAACCATCTTGTGAGAGCGAAGTGCAAAGAGGTGACTCTCCATAAAGATGGACCTCTAGGAGAGACTGTCTTGGAATGTTATAACTGTGGATGTCGTAATGTGTTTCTCCTTGGCTTTATTCCAGCTAAGGCAGACTCCGTGGTTGTTTTGCTGTGCAG GCAGCCATGTGCCAGTCAGAGCAGTTTAAAGGATATTAATTGGGACAGTTCACAGTGGCAGCCTCTTATCCAGGATCGCTGTTTCCTTTCATGGCTGGTAAAGATTCCATCTGAACAGGAACAGTTGAGAGCACGTCAGATCACAGCTCAACAGATTAACAAACTGGAAGAACTTTGGAAG GAAAATCCATCTGCAACCCTTGAGGACTTAGAAAAGCCTGGTGTTGATGAAGAACCACAGCATGTCCTGCTTAGATATGAAGATGCTTATCAATACCAAAACATATTTGGTCCTCTAGTCAAGCTTGAGGCAGACTATGACAAGAAACTCAAGGAGTCTCAG ACCCAAGATAACATCACGGTCAGATGGGACCTGGGCTTGAACAAGAAAAGAATTGCTTATTTCACTTTGCCAAAGACTGATTCAG ATATGCGTCTTATGCAAGGAGATGAGATCTGCTTGAGGTATAAAGGAGACCTGGCCCCTTTATGGAAAGGAATTGGTCACGTTATCAAAGTTCCTGATA ATTATGGTGATGAGATAGCCATTGAGCTGAGGAGCAGCGTTGGAGCACCTGTGGAAGTTACCCATAACTTCCAAGTGGATTTTGTATGGAAGTCTACTTCATTTGACAG AATGcaaagtgctttaaaaacatttgctgtGGATGAGACTTCAGTGTCTGGGTACATCTATCACAAACTGTTAGGTCATGAGGTAGAAGATGTAATTATTAAATGCCAGTTGCCAAAGCGCTTTACAGCACAAGGACTTCCTGATCTCAACCATTCTCAG gtttATGCTGTGAAGACTGTCCTGCAGCGTCCTCTGAGCCTTATTCAGGGTCCTCCGGGTACCGGAAAAACAGTGACATCAGCCACAATTGTCTATCACCTGGCTAGACAGGGCAATGG GCCTGTGTTAGTCTGTGCTCCGAGTAATATAGCTGTTGATCAGTTAACTGAGAAGATCCATCAGACTGGACTGAAAGTGGTTCGTCTGTGTGCTAAAAGTCGCGAGGCAATTGACTCCCCTGTATCCTTCTTGGCGTTGCATAACCAGATCAGAAACATGGATAG caTGCCAGAGCTTCAGAAACTGCAGCAGCTTAAAGATGAAACTGGAGAACTGTCATCTGCTGATGAGAAACGTTACCGTGCACTGAAACGAACAGCAGAGCGTGAATTACTTATG AATGCAGATGTGATCTGTTGCACGTGTGTGGGAGCTGGTGATCCAAGACTTGCAAAAATGCAGTTCCGCTCCATTCTGATTGATGAAAGCACGCAGGCTACTGAGCCAGAGTGCATGGTGCCGGTTGTCCTGGGAGCAAAACAG CTTATTCTTGTAGGTGACCACTGCCAGCTGGGTCCTGTTGTGATGTGTAAAAAAGCTGCGAAGGCTGGCCTATCTCAGTCTCTCTTCGAGAGGCTTGTGGTGCTGGGGATTCGTCCGATTCGCCTGCAAGTGCAGTATCGCATGCACCCTGCACTCAGTGCTTTTCCATCCAATATCTTCTATGAGGGTTCACTCCAGAATGGTGTTACCGCAG CGGACCGTgtgaaaaaaggttttgatttcCAGTGGCCACAGCCAGATAAGCCAATGTTTTTCTATGTTACACAAGGACAGGAAGAAATTGCCAGCTCAGGCACCTCTTACTTGAACAG GACGGAAGCCGCCAATGTGGAGAAGATAACTACAAAGCTATTGAAAGCTGGTGCCAAACCAGATCAGATTGGCATTATTACTCCTTACGAAGGTCAACGATCCTATCTGGTGCAGTACATGCAATTCAGTGGTTCCTTGCATACAAAGCTCTACCAG GAAGTGGAAATTGCAAGTGTGGATGCCTTCCAGGGCCGAGAGAAGGACTTTATTATCCTTTCTTGTGTGAGGGCCAATGAACACCAAGGAATAGGGTTTCTGAATGACCCCAGGCGTCTTAATGTAGCTCTTACAAGAGCAAG GTATGGAGTTATTATTGTTGGGAACCCAAAAGCACTGTCTAAACAACCCCTTTGGAATCACCTGCTGAATTACTACAAGGAGCAGAAGGTTCTGGTGGAGGGACCACTGAATAACCTCCGGGAAAGCCTTATGCAGTTCAGCAAGCCCCGGAAGCTTGTCAATACCATCAACCCA GGTGCCCGTTTCATGACTACTGCCATGTATGATGCACGTGAGGCTATAATTCCAGGATCTGTCTATGACCGGAGCAGTCAAG ggcgCCCATCCAACATGTACTTCCAAACCCATGACCAGATCGGGATGATTAGTGCTGGCCCCAGCCACGTCACTGCTATGAACATTCCTATCCCTTTCAACCTTGTGATGCCACCAATGCCACCACCAGGATACTTTGGCCAGGCTAATGGACCAGCCGCAG GACGTGGGGCGCCAAAAGGAAAGACTGGTCGTGGTGGGCGCCAGAAAAATCGTTTTGGGATTCCTGGAACTAGTCAATCAAACCTTCCAAATAGTCAAGCGAGCCAAGATGTGGTGTCCCAGCCTTTCTCCCAGGGTCCACTGACTCAGGGGTATATCTCCATGAGTCAGCCATCACAGATGAGTCAGCCTGGGCTCTCCCAACCCGAATTATCACAG GACAGTTACCTTGGTGATGAGTTTAAATCTCAGATTGACGTGGCGCTGTCACAGGACTCTACTTACCAGGGTGAACGTGCATATCAACATGGCGGAGTGACGGGACTGTCACAGTATTAG